The following coding sequences lie in one Halococcus hamelinensis 100A6 genomic window:
- the sucC gene encoding ADP-forming succinate--CoA ligase subunit beta, whose amino-acid sequence MRLHEYQAKEVFAEAGMPIPDSELAETTEEVVEAAGSVGYPVAVKAQVHVGGRGKAGGIELVENDEEAREAAESILGMDLKGYTVERVLVEAAVDFVNELYVGVTMDRGEGKPVAMVSSEGGVEIETVAEETPEAIAREHVDPAFGMHPYQARRAVFDAGVDQDVATDVASVLTTLYQLWDDRDGSDVEVNPLMITSDDEVVAADAVMNIDDDALFRQPDLADIEQSSYENDLEAKAGEYGFDYVRLEGNVGIIGNGAGLVMTTLDLVDYYGGEPANFLDVGGGAKAERIANALDMVFSDDNVESVVFNIFGGITRGDEVAKGINNALEQFDEIPKPVVVRLAGTNSEEGMEILNADLVQVEETLEGAVQRAVENADSASVTEGSR is encoded by the coding sequence ATGCGACTGCACGAGTATCAGGCAAAGGAGGTGTTCGCCGAGGCCGGGATGCCGATCCCGGACTCAGAACTCGCCGAAACCACAGAGGAGGTCGTCGAGGCGGCCGGATCGGTCGGCTATCCGGTCGCGGTGAAAGCACAGGTCCACGTCGGCGGCCGCGGGAAGGCCGGCGGGATCGAGCTCGTCGAGAACGACGAGGAGGCCCGCGAGGCCGCCGAGTCGATCCTCGGGATGGACCTCAAAGGCTACACCGTCGAGCGCGTGCTGGTCGAGGCCGCGGTCGACTTCGTCAACGAGCTCTACGTCGGCGTGACGATGGACCGCGGCGAGGGCAAGCCCGTCGCGATGGTCTCCTCCGAGGGTGGCGTGGAGATCGAGACCGTCGCCGAGGAGACCCCCGAAGCGATCGCACGCGAACACGTCGACCCCGCCTTCGGGATGCATCCCTACCAGGCGCGCCGTGCGGTCTTCGACGCGGGCGTCGATCAGGACGTCGCGACCGACGTCGCGAGCGTGCTCACCACGCTCTATCAGCTCTGGGACGACCGCGACGGGTCGGACGTCGAGGTCAACCCGCTGATGATCACGAGCGACGACGAGGTCGTGGCGGCCGACGCCGTCATGAACATCGACGACGACGCGCTGTTCCGCCAGCCCGACCTCGCCGACATCGAACAGTCCTCCTACGAGAACGACCTCGAAGCCAAGGCCGGCGAGTACGGCTTCGACTACGTCCGCCTGGAGGGCAACGTGGGCATCATCGGCAACGGCGCGGGCCTCGTGATGACCACCCTCGACCTCGTGGACTATTACGGCGGTGAACCCGCCAACTTCCTCGACGTGGGCGGCGGCGCGAAGGCCGAGCGGATCGCGAACGCGCTCGACATGGTCTTCTCCGACGACAACGTCGAGAGCGTGGTCTTCAACATCTTCGGTGGGATCACCCGCGGCGACGAGGTCGCGAAGGGGATCAACAACGCGCTCGAACAGTTCGACGAGATACCGAAACCCGTCGTGGTGCGACTCGCCGGAACGAACTCCGAGGAAGGAATGGAAATCCTGAACGCAGACCTCGTCCAGGTCGAAGAGACCCTCGAAGGAGCCGTGCAACGCGCCGTCGAGAACGCTGACAGTGCCTCCGTCACGGAGGGGTCGCGATGA
- a CDS encoding acc operon protein — MRARPEARQHPAMTAPDVTAEIARAIPDDASDEEAAAIAVALGTHLGDQERAAAAGGGDETWDGKRWAFAGRVAALQGRRVRVPTAAPLDGWAAAGRTDRF, encoded by the coding sequence ATCCGGGCCCGACCGGAAGCACGGCAACATCCCGCTATGACCGCGCCGGACGTGACGGCCGAGATCGCACGGGCGATCCCCGACGACGCCAGCGACGAGGAGGCCGCCGCCATCGCCGTCGCACTCGGGACCCACCTCGGCGACCAGGAGCGCGCGGCGGCCGCCGGAGGAGGGGACGAAACCTGGGACGGCAAGCGGTGGGCGTTCGCGGGCCGGGTCGCGGCGCTCCAGGGCCGACGGGTGCGCGTCCCGACCGCCGCGCCCCTCGACGGCTGGGCCGCCGCCGGGCGGACGGACCGGTTCTGA
- a CDS encoding acyl-CoA carboxylase subunit beta yields MSDDADDGSPIEELRERKRAAALGGGEERIEAQHERGKKTARERIDYFLDDDTFHEFDQLRTHRSTNFDMDERKVSGDGVVTGYGDVDGRTVFVFAHDFTVFGGSLGEVFAEKVCKVMDEAMEVGAPIIGLNDSAGARIQEGIDSLAGYAEVFHRNQQASGVVPQISAIMGPCAGGAVYSPAITDFIFMVEDTSHMFITGPEVIETVTGEEVSFEELGGASAHTSESGVAHFSEADEEQALDDIRRLLSYLPQNNVEDPPRVDPWDDPERADDDLRDLVPDAPRKPYDMTAVLERIVDEGSLFEVADSYARNLVTAFARLDGRAVGVVANQPRVNAGTLDIDASLKGSRFVRFCDAFNIPILTFVDVPGFMPGTEQEKGGIIKHGAKLLYAYSEATVPLLTTITRKAYGGAYDVMASKHIEADVNYAWPGAEIAVMGPQGAVNILYDDELEDADDVEARREELIDEYRDTFANPYIAAERGFVDDVIEPEATRSVLVEDLEMLSSKRKSGPDRKHGNIPL; encoded by the coding sequence ATGAGCGACGATGCCGACGACGGGAGCCCCATCGAGGAGCTCCGGGAGCGAAAGCGGGCGGCGGCGCTCGGGGGCGGCGAGGAGCGCATCGAGGCCCAGCACGAGCGGGGAAAGAAGACCGCGCGCGAGCGGATCGACTACTTCCTCGACGACGACACCTTCCACGAGTTCGACCAGCTCCGCACGCACCGCTCGACCAACTTCGACATGGACGAGCGGAAAGTTTCGGGCGACGGCGTGGTCACGGGCTACGGCGACGTCGACGGGCGCACGGTCTTCGTCTTCGCCCACGACTTCACCGTCTTCGGTGGCTCCCTCGGGGAAGTGTTCGCCGAGAAGGTCTGTAAGGTGATGGACGAGGCGATGGAGGTCGGCGCGCCCATCATCGGGCTCAACGACTCCGCCGGCGCGCGGATCCAGGAGGGTATCGACTCCCTCGCGGGCTACGCCGAGGTCTTCCACCGCAACCAGCAGGCCTCCGGCGTCGTCCCCCAGATCTCGGCGATCATGGGCCCGTGTGCGGGCGGGGCGGTCTACTCGCCGGCGATCACCGACTTCATCTTCATGGTCGAGGACACCTCGCACATGTTCATCACCGGCCCGGAGGTCATCGAGACCGTCACCGGTGAGGAGGTCTCCTTCGAGGAGTTGGGTGGCGCGTCGGCCCACACCTCCGAGAGCGGCGTCGCACACTTCTCCGAGGCCGACGAGGAGCAGGCGCTCGACGATATCCGCCGACTGCTCTCGTACCTCCCCCAGAACAACGTCGAGGACCCCCCGAGAGTCGACCCCTGGGACGACCCGGAACGCGCCGACGACGACCTCAGGGATCTGGTGCCCGACGCGCCGCGCAAACCCTACGACATGACCGCGGTGCTCGAGCGGATCGTCGACGAGGGCTCGCTGTTCGAGGTCGCGGACTCCTACGCCCGGAATCTCGTGACGGCGTTCGCACGGCTCGACGGCCGCGCGGTCGGCGTGGTGGCGAACCAACCTAGGGTAAACGCGGGCACCCTCGACATCGACGCCTCGCTCAAGGGCTCGCGGTTCGTCAGATTCTGTGATGCGTTCAACATCCCGATCCTGACCTTCGTCGACGTGCCTGGCTTCATGCCCGGAACGGAGCAGGAGAAGGGTGGGATCATCAAACACGGCGCGAAACTCCTCTACGCCTACTCCGAGGCCACGGTCCCCCTCCTCACCACGATCACGAGGAAGGCGTATGGGGGTGCCTACGACGTGATGGCCTCGAAACACATCGAGGCCGACGTCAACTACGCCTGGCCGGGGGCCGAGATCGCGGTGATGGGGCCCCAGGGCGCGGTCAACATCCTCTACGACGACGAACTGGAGGACGCCGACGACGTCGAGGCCCGCCGCGAGGAACTCATCGACGAGTATCGTGACACCTTCGCCAATCCCTACATCGCCGCCGAACGTGGCTTCGTCGACGACGTGATCGAGCCCGAGGCGACCCGCTCGGTGCTGGTCGAGGACCTCGAAATGCTGTCGAGCAAGCGGAAATCCGGGCCCGACCGGAAGCACGGCAACATCCCGCTATGA
- a CDS encoding sodium-dependent transporter has product MATRETWTTRAGFILAAVGSAVGLGNIWRFPFQTSANGGAAFLVVYLFAVLLIGIPVLLGEFVIGRRANTSAIGAFKKLNHPAWWVVGALGIVASFWTLSYYSVIGGWVIRYIGGSITGAALAAPEGYFGAISVGSSSVITHVVFMAITVGVVALGIEDGIELATKVMVPAIVILLVGLAIFAATLPGAGEGYAFFLEPDLNAIVSNAGTVLPAAFGQAFFSLSVGFSVMITYASYLGEDDSLLADGVTIGIANTAIGVIAGLVVLPLLFAQGVSASTSGPGAVFVSIPTAMANLPGGDIVGQIVGIVFFGVVLIAALSSSISLLEAAVAFLVDNYGFLRGRTAATLGGVAFVLGIPSAWDTAWLSWFDGVGVSLLLPLTVLGVVVFVGWVLGEDAVAEFRTGSSADSLATVWLWGLRTVILAVVVVVVVLNFRDLFLTPEAGDYFIIPGPLR; this is encoded by the coding sequence ATGGCAACACGTGAGACCTGGACGACCCGGGCGGGGTTCATCCTCGCGGCGGTCGGAAGCGCGGTCGGACTGGGCAACATCTGGCGATTTCCGTTCCAGACGTCGGCGAACGGCGGGGCGGCGTTCCTCGTCGTCTACCTCTTCGCGGTGCTGTTGATCGGGATCCCGGTACTGCTCGGCGAGTTCGTGATCGGCCGGCGCGCGAACACCAGCGCGATCGGCGCGTTCAAGAAACTCAACCATCCCGCGTGGTGGGTGGTCGGCGCGCTGGGTATCGTCGCCTCCTTCTGGACGCTCTCGTACTACAGCGTGATCGGCGGCTGGGTGATCCGGTACATCGGCGGCTCGATCACCGGGGCAGCGCTCGCCGCGCCCGAGGGCTACTTCGGGGCGATCTCCGTGGGGTCGTCGTCGGTCATCACCCACGTGGTCTTCATGGCGATCACGGTCGGGGTCGTCGCGCTCGGCATCGAGGACGGCATCGAACTCGCGACCAAGGTGATGGTGCCGGCGATCGTGATCCTGCTTGTGGGCCTCGCTATCTTCGCGGCGACCCTCCCCGGTGCGGGCGAGGGCTACGCGTTCTTCCTAGAGCCCGACCTGAACGCCATCGTCTCGAACGCCGGGACTGTGCTGCCGGCGGCGTTCGGGCAGGCGTTCTTCTCGCTCTCGGTCGGGTTCAGCGTGATGATAACCTACGCCTCCTACCTCGGCGAGGACGATAGCCTCCTCGCCGACGGGGTCACCATCGGTATCGCGAACACCGCCATCGGCGTGATCGCGGGGCTCGTGGTGTTGCCGCTCCTGTTCGCCCAGGGCGTCTCGGCGAGCACGAGCGGGCCCGGCGCGGTGTTCGTCTCGATCCCGACCGCGATGGCGAACCTCCCCGGTGGGGACATCGTCGGTCAGATCGTCGGCATCGTCTTCTTCGGCGTGGTGTTGATCGCGGCGCTCTCGTCCTCGATCAGCCTGCTCGAAGCCGCCGTGGCGTTCCTCGTCGACAACTACGGCTTCTTGCGCGGGCGAACGGCGGCGACGCTCGGTGGTGTGGCCTTCGTTCTCGGGATCCCGTCGGCGTGGGACACCGCGTGGCTGAGCTGGTTCGACGGCGTCGGTGTCTCGCTGTTGCTCCCCCTCACGGTGCTCGGCGTCGTGGTCTTCGTCGGCTGGGTGCTCGGCGAGGACGCCGTCGCGGAGTTCCGGACCGGTTCGAGCGCCGATTCGCTCGCGACGGTGTGGCTCTGGGGCCTCCGGACGGTGATCCTCGCCGTGGTGGTCGTCGTGGTCGTCCTCAACTTCCGGGACCTGTTCCTCACGCCGGAGGCGGGCGACTACTTCATCATTCCCGGCCCGCTTCGGTAG
- a CDS encoding PQQ-dependent sugar dehydrogenase: MLSKLRTSDGGSSRRQFLRTTVAAAGVAGAASLGRVSAQSRETIRLGGEIGGWQGRAPDSIAGETNPTLSLDPGTDYRLVWENLDGQGHNVALLDADGNVLQRTDIMSEEGATQTLEFTASEGMAEYVCEPHITSMRGTIEVGGGSSTQAPTTDSGDGEEATAASVVSEGPTVRIDTIVDGGPTAPLDFEVPTNRDGRYYITDRLGQVYVYDGGGLRDEPFVDVSDQLTEISGEMGLLGMALHPNYGENRKFYLRYSAPRREGTPEEFDHTEVLSEFTANDDGLTADPDSERTILEIPSPYDTHNSGAIAFGPDDGYLYVGMGDGGGGFDVGLGHVADWYERFDGGEGPDVSGNGQDVTENLLGSILRIDVDTQEGEKAYGIPDDNPLVGQEGLNEHFAWGFRNPWRMGFSNGDLYAADVGQSLYEEVNHVQKGNNYGWNVREGTSCFEPGPEESRNPPDSCPTHTPDDVRGGEPLVDPVIEYPHSVNDDSIGVAAVGGYLYTNDAIPAVQGTFVLGDYRLPGADSSPTGRLMAATPTEEGQWPLAELRIENTDSHRLPGSILTLGRDNANRLYVLTTAEPAEGETGAVHRIVPPESANRANANASAANTTVGGTNVSDSTTVETTGTNTGAATTSAETTGAGTSTGATSAAAETGTASGSGSAADANASGAGTDGETTSTNGPGFGVVAGVAGLAAVAARRLLGDD, translated from the coding sequence ATGCTATCCAAACTACGAACGTCGGATGGGGGATCGTCGCGGCGACAGTTCCTGCGGACCACCGTCGCGGCCGCCGGGGTCGCGGGAGCGGCGAGCCTCGGCAGGGTGAGCGCCCAGTCGCGGGAGACGATCCGGTTGGGCGGCGAGATCGGCGGATGGCAGGGACGCGCGCCCGACTCGATCGCGGGCGAGACCAATCCGACCCTCTCGCTCGACCCCGGGACCGACTACCGACTGGTCTGGGAGAACCTCGATGGCCAGGGACACAACGTCGCGCTGCTCGACGCCGACGGGAACGTGCTGCAACGGACCGATATCATGAGCGAGGAGGGCGCAACGCAGACGCTCGAGTTCACCGCGAGCGAGGGGATGGCCGAATACGTCTGTGAGCCACACATCACCTCGATGCGCGGGACGATCGAGGTCGGGGGCGGGTCGAGCACGCAGGCCCCCACCACCGACTCGGGGGATGGCGAGGAGGCGACCGCCGCCTCGGTGGTCTCCGAGGGGCCGACGGTTCGGATCGACACCATCGTCGACGGTGGGCCGACGGCCCCGCTTGACTTCGAGGTGCCCACGAACCGCGACGGCCGCTACTACATCACCGACCGGCTCGGCCAGGTCTACGTCTACGACGGCGGCGGTCTGCGCGACGAGCCGTTCGTCGACGTCAGCGACCAGCTCACGGAGATCAGCGGCGAGATGGGCCTGCTCGGGATGGCGCTCCACCCGAACTACGGGGAGAACCGGAAGTTCTACCTGCGCTACAGCGCGCCGCGCCGGGAGGGAACACCCGAGGAGTTCGACCACACGGAGGTCCTCTCCGAGTTCACCGCCAACGACGACGGCCTCACCGCGGACCCCGATTCCGAGCGAACGATACTCGAGATCCCCTCGCCGTACGACACCCACAACTCGGGGGCGATCGCGTTCGGCCCGGACGACGGCTACCTCTACGTGGGGATGGGCGACGGCGGCGGCGGGTTCGACGTCGGCCTCGGTCACGTCGCGGACTGGTACGAGCGCTTCGACGGCGGCGAGGGACCGGACGTCTCCGGCAACGGCCAGGACGTCACCGAGAACCTCCTGGGGAGCATCCTCCGGATCGACGTCGACACGCAGGAGGGTGAGAAGGCCTACGGCATCCCCGACGACAATCCGCTGGTAGGGCAGGAAGGCCTCAACGAACACTTCGCGTGGGGCTTTCGTAACCCCTGGCGGATGGGCTTCTCGAACGGCGACCTCTACGCCGCCGACGTCGGCCAGTCGCTCTACGAGGAGGTCAACCACGTCCAGAAGGGCAACAACTACGGCTGGAACGTCCGCGAGGGGACCAGCTGCTTCGAACCCGGACCGGAGGAGAGCCGGAACCCGCCGGATTCCTGTCCCACCCACACCCCGGACGACGTTCGCGGCGGCGAACCCCTCGTCGACCCCGTGATCGAGTACCCCCACTCGGTGAACGACGACAGCATCGGGGTCGCGGCGGTCGGCGGCTACCTCTACACGAACGACGCGATCCCCGCGGTTCAGGGAACATTCGTCCTCGGCGACTACCGGCTTCCCGGGGCCGACAGCAGCCCGACCGGCCGGCTGATGGCCGCGACGCCGACCGAGGAGGGGCAGTGGCCGCTCGCGGAACTCCGGATCGAGAACACCGATTCGCACCGCCTCCCCGGCAGCATCCTCACGCTCGGCCGGGACAACGCGAACCGGCTCTACGTCCTCACCACCGCCGAACCCGCCGAGGGCGAGACGGGTGCCGTACACCGGATCGTCCCTCCGGAGTCGGCGAACCGGGCGAACGCGAACGCCTCCGCAGCCAACACGACCGTCGGGGGCACGAACGTGAGCGATTCGACGACCGTCGAAACGACCGGGACGAACACCGGAGCAGCGACGACGAGCGCCGAAACGACCGGGGCCGGCACGTCGACCGGCGCGACGAGCGCGGCGGCCGAAACCGGCACGGCAAGCGGGTCCGGGTCGGCCGCCGACGCGAACGCCTCCGGGGCCGGAACGGACGGTGAGACCACCAGTACGAACGGCCCCGGGTTCGGCGTGGTCGCCGGGGTGGCCGGTCTCGCGGCGGTCGCCGCGCGCCGCCTCCTCGGTGACGACTGA
- a CDS encoding NADPH:quinone reductase, with protein MRAVRFHDHGGPDVLQVDEVERPEPADDEVLVEVHAAGVNPVDTYFREGSYEPFTLPMTPGIDFAGEVVVVGEGVEGFEDGDRVYGTGIGRSHQGSYAEYATVPTEYLVALPDGVDATEAGAAGVVAATAWRALVDHAGLEPGETCLVHGGSGGVGHVAVQIAAAAGAHVVTTASPGYRDRLTDLGADVVLDYSEENLADAVCEAASDRPGATGGVDVILDHRLDDYLQFDAEVAATGARVVGIGENDPQVGFEHDGVARSKDVSYQFMSMFNTPDLGVALRRLAYLMDEGELTVDVAREYDLDEAGEAQRAVLEDSFFGKLVLSP; from the coding sequence ATGCGCGCAGTCCGCTTTCACGACCACGGTGGCCCCGACGTGCTCCAGGTCGACGAGGTCGAACGGCCCGAACCCGCCGACGACGAAGTACTGGTGGAGGTCCACGCGGCGGGCGTGAACCCCGTCGACACCTACTTCCGGGAGGGGTCGTACGAGCCGTTCACCCTCCCGATGACGCCCGGTATCGACTTCGCGGGCGAGGTGGTTGTCGTCGGAGAGGGTGTCGAGGGGTTCGAGGACGGCGACCGGGTCTACGGCACCGGGATCGGCCGGAGCCACCAGGGTAGCTACGCGGAGTACGCCACCGTTCCGACGGAGTATCTCGTGGCGCTCCCCGACGGGGTGGACGCGACCGAGGCGGGCGCGGCGGGGGTCGTCGCGGCCACCGCGTGGCGCGCGCTGGTCGACCACGCGGGCCTCGAACCCGGCGAGACCTGTCTGGTCCACGGCGGCAGCGGCGGGGTCGGCCACGTCGCGGTCCAGATCGCGGCCGCGGCGGGCGCACACGTCGTCACGACCGCCAGCCCCGGCTACCGCGACCGACTGACCGACCTCGGGGCGGACGTCGTGCTGGACTACTCGGAAGAGAACCTCGCGGACGCGGTGTGCGAGGCCGCGAGCGACCGCCCCGGCGCGACGGGGGGCGTCGACGTGATCCTCGACCACCGCCTCGACGACTACCTCCAGTTCGACGCGGAGGTCGCGGCGACCGGTGCGCGGGTGGTGGGGATCGGGGAGAACGACCCGCAGGTGGGATTCGAGCACGACGGCGTCGCCCGGAGCAAGGACGTCTCCTACCAGTTCATGTCGATGTTCAACACGCCGGACCTCGGGGTCGCGCTTCGACGGCTGGCCTACCTCATGGACGAGGGCGAACTGACGGTCGACGTGGCGCGGGAGTACGACCTCGACGAGGCGGGCGAGGCCCAGCGCGCGGTGCTCGAGGACAGCTTCTTCGGCAAACTCGTGTTGTCTCCCTAA
- a CDS encoding acetyl-CoA carboxylase biotin carboxylase subunit, translated as MFEKVLVANRGEIAVRVMRACEELGVDTVAVYSEADKNSGHVRYADEAYNVGPARAADSYLNGDAIVEAGEKAGADAVHPGYGFLAENARFAALVEDSEMTWIGPSSDSMELLGEKTSARKEMSAAGVPTVPGTDDPVESADEIREFAEEAGYPVAIKAEGGGGGRGMKVVEEESEIEDKFESAQREGEAYFDNDSVFVERFLEAPRHIEVQIIADHHGNVRHIGERDCSLQRRHQKVIEEGPSPALTDELRTEIQESARDGADAADYYNAGTFEFLVEDTDRGEDGLLGADSDFYFLEVNTRIQVEHTVSEELTGIDIVKQQIRVADGEELPFSQDEVELDGHAMEFRINAENAANDFAPGTGTLETYDPPGGVGVRLDDAHRQGDEVVGDYDSMFAKLIVWGADREECLARSRRALAEFEIEGVTTVIPFHRLMLDDDAFSTGKHTTNYLDEELDPEEIEEAQEKWGPTGGAEGGEDEEVTERDFVVEVNGKRFEVNLEERGAPPIQAANGSGDTQQLSSAGPSGGGSDDGGASTAEGEQVTAEMQGTILDVNVEEGDEVSSGDVLCVLEAMKMENDVVASRGGTVVEVAATEGESVDMGDVLVVLD; from the coding sequence ATGTTCGAGAAGGTTCTCGTGGCCAATCGAGGGGAGATCGCGGTGCGCGTGATGCGCGCGTGCGAGGAACTCGGGGTCGACACGGTGGCGGTCTACTCCGAGGCGGACAAGAATTCGGGTCACGTCCGGTACGCCGACGAGGCCTACAACGTCGGCCCGGCGCGCGCCGCCGACTCCTATTTGAACGGCGACGCCATCGTCGAGGCGGGTGAAAAAGCCGGCGCGGACGCCGTCCATCCGGGATACGGCTTCCTCGCGGAGAACGCGCGCTTCGCCGCGCTGGTCGAGGACAGCGAGATGACGTGGATCGGCCCGTCGAGCGATTCGATGGAACTCCTCGGCGAGAAGACCAGCGCGCGAAAGGAGATGAGCGCCGCCGGCGTGCCCACGGTGCCCGGCACCGACGACCCCGTCGAATCCGCCGACGAGATCCGTGAGTTCGCCGAGGAAGCGGGCTATCCCGTGGCGATCAAGGCCGAGGGCGGCGGTGGCGGCCGCGGGATGAAGGTCGTCGAAGAGGAATCGGAGATCGAGGACAAGTTCGAGAGCGCCCAGCGCGAGGGCGAGGCCTACTTCGACAACGACTCGGTCTTCGTCGAGCGATTCCTCGAAGCCCCGCGCCACATCGAGGTCCAGATCATCGCCGACCACCACGGCAACGTCCGCCACATCGGCGAGCGTGACTGCTCGCTCCAGCGCCGTCACCAGAAAGTCATCGAGGAGGGACCGAGTCCCGCGCTCACGGACGAACTCCGAACGGAGATCCAGGAGTCCGCACGGGACGGTGCCGACGCCGCCGACTACTACAACGCCGGCACCTTCGAGTTCCTCGTCGAGGACACCGACCGCGGCGAGGACGGACTCCTCGGTGCGGACAGCGACTTCTACTTCCTCGAAGTCAATACCCGTATTCAGGTCGAGCACACCGTCTCGGAGGAGTTGACGGGGATCGACATCGTGAAGCAGCAGATCCGGGTGGCCGACGGCGAGGAACTCCCGTTCTCCCAGGACGAGGTGGAACTCGACGGCCACGCGATGGAGTTCCGGATCAACGCCGAGAACGCCGCGAACGACTTCGCACCCGGGACGGGGACACTCGAAACCTACGACCCACCGGGCGGGGTCGGGGTGCGCCTCGACGACGCCCACCGACAGGGCGACGAGGTCGTCGGGGACTACGACTCGATGTTCGCGAAGCTCATCGTCTGGGGCGCGGACCGGGAAGAGTGTCTCGCGCGGAGCCGCCGGGCGCTCGCGGAGTTCGAGATCGAGGGCGTCACCACGGTGATCCCGTTCCACCGGCTGATGCTCGACGACGACGCCTTCTCCACGGGGAAACACACCACGAACTACCTCGACGAGGAGCTCGATCCCGAGGAGATCGAGGAAGCCCAGGAGAAGTGGGGACCGACGGGCGGAGCCGAGGGCGGCGAGGACGAGGAGGTCACCGAACGGGACTTCGTCGTCGAGGTCAACGGCAAGCGCTTCGAGGTCAACCTCGAGGAGCGCGGCGCGCCGCCGATCCAGGCCGCGAACGGCTCCGGGGATACCCAGCAGCTCAGTTCGGCCGGGCCGAGCGGCGGCGGGAGCGACGACGGCGGCGCGAGCACGGCGGAGGGCGAACAGGTCACCGCCGAGATGCAGGGCACCATCCTCGACGTCAACGTCGAGGAGGGCGACGAGGTCTCCTCCGGCGACGTGCTCTGCGTGCTCGAAGCCATGAAGATGGAGAACGACGTGGTGGCCTCGCGCGGCGGCACCGTCGTCGAGGTCGCCGCGACCGAGGGCGAGTCGGT
- a CDS encoding glycerophosphodiester phosphodiesterase produces the protein MRLIAHRAFASCYPENTLVAIERAVPDADMIELDVRRCGSGELVVVHDEVVDRISAGVGRVDELSSADLSNLDVFETGTGVPTLDEAAAAIPADTGIVLELKERGIADDAVAAASTVENEVIVSSFDAAALDQLTVDDPTVELGYLLGLNPDRDFEHALDLDCAYLHPHWGHLLLTDAVDRAHDTDMKVNVWTIDTAFVAGLLERKGIDGVIADSPDVR, from the coding sequence ATGCGGCTGATCGCCCACCGCGCGTTCGCCAGCTGCTACCCCGAGAACACCCTCGTCGCGATCGAGCGGGCGGTTCCCGACGCCGACATGATAGAGCTCGACGTCCGGCGGTGTGGTTCGGGCGAGCTCGTGGTGGTCCACGACGAAGTCGTCGACCGGATCTCCGCGGGAGTGGGCCGGGTCGACGAGCTCTCCAGCGCCGACCTCTCGAACCTCGACGTGTTCGAGACGGGTACGGGCGTGCCGACGCTCGACGAGGCCGCCGCGGCGATCCCCGCCGACACCGGGATCGTGCTCGAACTCAAGGAGCGCGGGATCGCCGACGACGCGGTGGCCGCCGCCTCCACGGTCGAGAACGAGGTCATCGTCTCGTCGTTCGACGCGGCGGCGCTCGACCAGCTCACCGTCGACGACCCGACCGTCGAACTCGGCTACCTCCTCGGGTTGAACCCCGACCGCGACTTCGAGCACGCGCTCGACCTCGACTGCGCCTACCTCCACCCCCACTGGGGCCACCTGCTCCTGACGGACGCCGTCGACCGCGCCCACGACACCGACATGAAGGTGAACGTCTGGACGATCGACACCGCGTTCGTCGCCGGCCTCCTCGAACGAAAGGGGATCGACGGCGTGATCGCCGACTCGCCCGACGTGCGGTGA